A region of Oryzias latipes chromosome 18, ASM223467v1 DNA encodes the following proteins:
- the LOC105356470 gene encoding mucin-5AC isoform X11: MAITSRLMVISVLLVYLCSVQDVFSEDSATVSSTESLSISNTLNTTPEETSTDDTPSPVTSEPTTAETPTSSTNEATTETSSTTDEGTGTPEATGTGMTTDAGTSDDSPTTAPASTTVDETSPTNGGTLGPTDSSTPSNTDSTTDPDTSTVSEASPQTPFTTNAVTGTSDTGMTTDAGTSDDSPTTAPAGTTVDETSPTSGGTLGPTDSPTPSNTDSTTDPDTSTVSEASPQTPFTTDKVTGTSEAVDTSMTTDAGTSDDSPTTAPAGTTVDETSPTSGGTLGPTDSSTPSNTDSTTDPDTSTVSEASPQTPFTTDEVTGTSGTGMTTDAGTSDDSPTTAPAGTTVDDTSPTSGGTLGPTDSPTPSNTDSTTDPDTSTVSEVTPQTPFTTNAVTGTSDTSMITDAGTSDDSPTTAPAGTTVDETSPTSGGTLGPTDSSTPSNTDSTTDPDTSTVSEATPQTPFTTDEVTGTSDTGMTTDAGTSNDSPTTAPAGTTVDETSPTSGGTLGPTDSPTPSNTDSTTDLDTSTVSEASPQTPFTTDEVTGTSGTAMTTDAGTSDDSPTTAPAGTTVDETSPTSGGTLGPTDSPTPSNTDSTTALDTSTVSEASPQTPFTTDEVTGTSGTGMTTDAGTSDDSPTTAPAGTTVDETSPTSGGTLGPTDSPTPSNTDSTTDPDTSTITEASPQTPFTTDAVTGTSGTGMTADAGTSDDSPTTAPAGTTVDETSPTSGGTLGPTDSPTPSNTDSTTDLDTSTVSEASPQTPFTTDEVTGTSGTGMTTDAGTSDDSPTTAPAGTTVDDTSPTSGVSEAAPQTPFTTDTTVDGSIPTSPRTSGPDDTVTTLGTGKTTAPPLSTLPATVGTTVIPTVCQNGGTLDGVTCICLPQFSGSKCEIFVPVTTPVTIKRPVVVNMMLNERFNDKYLNNQSQEYKDFVGNFKKKMTTYYESKIKETFEVVVTKVSPGKPLGKLTVNTVKKRSLEVMATTENLSVNVIHEVILDIPNTAEQAEYNNAFEEIKNATEELAHCVNDCILDVSDTTVEQAGVDLTRSCNGTIYEAILEESKVICVTACNEKHSNPKICYSGGECKVLTEAVCECKNTDTVWYLNDNCSQPLHRIGLIAGLSAAFVVLLASVAALVAFSVLNKRKQIKVKDQKKKQVNLYMEEEVEWPRPNSTGGSNRVGYNNPSYLDDNSGYAKRQTPPHRNSPPPSYPWSRPMTMSDGPTPMPQADQWRNDSGYARPANSAQYQGDIPLDHLMRVRRPQVRSSWDA, translated from the exons TTTTCAGAAGACTCTGCAACTGTGTCATCAACTGAGTCACTTAGTATCAGCAATACACTTAACACAACACCTGAGGAGACATCAACAGACGATACACCAAGTCCAGTAACATCTGAGCCAACAACCGCAGAGACCCCTACTTCATCGACAAATGAAGCCACTACAGAGACTTCTTCTACAACTGATGAAGGAACAGGAACACCTGAGGCAACTGGCACTGGCATGACAACTGACGCAGGCACTTCAGATGATTCCCCAACAACCGCACCTGCTAGCACAACAGTAGATGAAACCAGTCCCACTAATGGAGGTACTCTGGGGCCCACTGATAGTAGCACACCATCTAACACAGATTCAACCACTGATCCTGATACTTCAACAGTTTCAGAGGCCTCGCCACAAACCCCTTTCACTACTAATGCAGTGACAGGAACATCTGACACTGGCATGACGACTGACGCAGGCACTTCAGATGATTCCCCAACAACCGCACCTGCTGGCACAACAGTGGATGAAACCAGTCCCACTAGTGGAGGTACTCTGGGGCCCACTGATAGTCCTACACCATCTAACACAGATTCAACCACTGATCCTGATACTTCAACAGTTTCAGAGGCCTCGCCACAAACCCCTTTCACTACTGATAAAGTGACAGGAACATCTGAGGCAGTTGACACTAGCATGACAACTGACGCAGGCACTTCAGATGATTCCCCAACAACTGCCCCTGCTGGCACAACAGTAGATGAAACCAGTCCTACTAGTGGAGGTACTCTGGGGCCCACTGATAGTAGCACACCATCTAACACAGATTCAACCACTGATCCTGATACTTCAACAGTTTCAGAGGCCTCGCCACAAACCCCTTTTACTACTGATGAAGTGACAGGAACATCTGGCACTGGCATGACGACTGACGCAGGCACTTCAGATGATTCCCCAACAACCGCACCTGCTGGCACAACAGTGGATGACACCAGTCCCACTAGTGGAGGTACTCTGGGGCCCACTGATAGTCCTACACCATCTAACACAGATTCAACCACTGATCCTGATACTTCAACAGTTTCGGAGGTCACGCCACAAACCCCTTTCACTACAAATGCAGTGACAGGAACATCTGACACTAGCATGATAACTGACGCAGGCACTTCAGATGATTCCCCAACAACTGCACCTGCTGGCACAACAGTAGATGAAACCAGTCCTACTAGTGGAGGTACTCTGGGGCCCACTGATAGTAGCACACCATCTAACACAGATTCAACCACTGATCCTGATACTTCAACAGTTTCGGAGGCCACGCCACAAACCCCTTTCACTACTGATGAAGTGACAGGAACATCTGACACTGGCATGACGACTGACGCAGGCACTTCAAATGATTCCCCAACAACCGCACCTGCTGGCACAACAGTGGATGAAACCAGTCCTACTAGTGGAGGTACTCTGGGGCCCACTGATAGTCCTACACCATCTAACACAGATTCAACCACTGATCTTGATACTTCAACAGTTTCAGAGGCCTCGCCACAAACCCCTTTTACTACTGATGAAGTGACAGGAACATCTGGCACTGCCATGACGACTGACGCAGGCACTTCAGATGATTCCCCAACAACCGCACCTGCTGGCACAACAGTGGATGAAACCAGTCCTACTAGTGGAGGTACTCTGGGGCCCACTGATAGTCCTACACCATCTAACACAGATTCAACCACTGCTCTTGATACTTCAACAGTTTCAGAGGCCTCGCCACAAACCCCTTTTACTACTGATGAAGTGACAGGAACATCTGGCACTGGCATGACGACTGACGCAGGCACTTCAGATGATTCCCCAACAACAGCACCTGCTGGCACAACAGTGGATGAAACCAGTCCTACTAGTGGAGGTACTCTGGGGCCCACTGATAGTCCTACACCATCTAACACAGATTCAACCACTGATCCTGATACTTCGACAATTACGGAGGCCTCGCCACAAACCCCTTTCACTACTGATGCAGTGACAGGAACATCTGGCACTGGCATGACGGCTGACGCAGGCACTTCAGATGATTCCCCAACAACCGCACCTGCTGGCACAACAGTGGATGAAACCAGTCCCACTAGTGGAGGTACTCTGGGGCCCACTGATAGTCCTACACCATCTAACACAGATTCAACCACTGATCTTGATACTTCAACAGTTTCAGAGGCCTCGCCACAAACCCCTTTTACTACTGATGAAGTGACAGGAACATCTGGCACTGGCATGACGACTGACGCAGGCACTTCAGATGATTCCCCAACAACCGCACCTGCTGGCACAACAGTGGATGACACCAGTCCCACTAGTGGAG TTTCGGAGGCCGCGCCACAAACCCCTTTCACTACTGATACTACAGTAGATGGAAGCATTCCCACCAGTCCAAGGACATCTGGGCCTGATGACACTGTTACAACACTTGGCACTGGTAAAACCACTGCTCCCCCACTGTCAACTTTACCAGCAACAGTCGGAACAACAGTTATACCAACGGTTTGTCAAAATGGGGGAACTTTAGATGGAGTTACCTGCATTTGTCTTCCACAATTCAGTGGGAGTAAATGCGAAATTTTTGTTCCAGTGACAACACCAG tcACCATTAAACGGCCAGTGGTGGTCAACATGATGTTGAATGAAAGATTCAATGACAAATACCTTAACAACCAATCTCAAGAATACAAGGACTTTGttggaaactttaaaaaaaag atGACAACATATTATgagagcaaaataaaagaaacgttTGAGGTTGTGGTGACAAAAGTAAG CCCAGGAAAGCCCTTAGGAAAACTGACAGTCAACACTGTAAAAAAG cgCTCACTTGAAGTCATGGCCACCACTGAAAATTTGAG TGTAAATGTCATCCATGAAGTAATTCTGGATATTCCAAACACAGCAGAGCAAGCGGAATACAATAATGCATTTGAAGAGATTAAAAACGCCACTGAAGAGCTAGCGCACTGTGTAAATG ATTGCATTTTAGATGTCTCTGACACAACTGTGGAACAAGCCGGTGTAGACCTGACAC GGTCGTGCAACGGCACCATCTATGAGGCAATCCTTGAAGAGTCAAAGGTCATATGTGTGACTGCGTGTaatgaaaaacattcaaatccaAAAATTTGCTACAGTGGCGGAGAATGCAAGGTGTTAACTGAAGCGGTTTGCGA gtgtaAGAACACAGACACAGTCTGGTACCTGAATGATAACTGCAGTCAACCTTTACACCGGATCGGTTTGATTGCTGGCTTGAGCGCCGCCTTCGTGGTTCTCCTGGCGTCTGTGGCGGCCCTGGTTGCATTTTCTGTGCTGAACAAACGCAAACAGATCAA AGTCAAGGACCAGAAGAAAAAGCAGGTGAATTTGTACATGGAAGAAGAGGTTGAATGGCCCCGCCCCAACAGCACAGGAGGCTCAAACAGAGTTG GATACAACAATCCATCATACTTAGACGATAACTCAGGCTACGCCAAGCGACAGACACCTCCCCACCGGAATTCTCCTCCACCCTCCTATCCTTGGAGCAGGCCGATGACTATGTCAGACGGGCCGACCCCCATGCCCCAAGCCGACCAGTGGCGCAACGATTCGGGGTACGCTCGGCCTGCAAATTCAGCCCAGTATCAAGGAGACATCCCGCTGGACCATCTG ATGAGGGTTCGCAGACCTCAGGTTAGGTCTTCCTGGGATGCCTGA
- the LOC105356470 gene encoding mucin-2 isoform X5 — protein MAITSRLMVISVLLVYLCSVQDVFSEDSATVSSTESLSISNTLNTTPEETSTDDTPSPVTSEPTTAETPTSSTNEATTETSSTTDEGTGTPEATGTGMTTDAGTSDDSPTTAPASTTVDETSPTNGGTLGPTDSSTPSNTDSTTDPDTSTVSEASPQTPFTTNAVTGTSDTGMTTDAGTSDDSPTTAPAGTTVDETSPTSGGTLGPTDSPTPSNTDSTTDPDTSTVSEASPQTPFTTDKVTGTSEAVDTSMTTDAGTSDDSPTTAPAGTTVDETSPTSGVSEASPQTPFTTDEVTGTSGTGMTTDAGTSDDSPTTAPAGTTVDDTSPTSGGTLGPTDSPTPSNTDSTTDPDTSTVSEVTPQTPFTTNAVTGTSDTSMITDAGTSDDSPTTAPAGTTVDETSPTSGGTLGPTDSSTPSNTDSTTDPDTSTVSEATPQTPFTTDEVTGTSDTGMTTDAGTSNDSPTTAPAGTTVDETSPTSGGTLGPTDSPTPSNTDSTTDLDTSTVSEASPQTPFTTDEVTGTSGTAMTTDAGTSDDSPTTAPAGTTVDETSPTSGGTLGPTDSPTPSNTDSTTALDTSTVSEASPQTPFTTDEVTGTSGTGMTTDAGTSDDSPTTAPAGTTVDETSPTSGGTLGPTDSPTPSNTDSTTDPDTSTITEASPQTPFTTDAVTGTSGTGMTADAGTSDDSPTTAPAGTTVDETSPTSGGTLGPTDSPTPSNTDSTTDLDTSTVSEASPQTPFTTDEVTGTSGTGMTTDAGTSDDSPTTAPAGTTVDDTSPTSGGTLGPTDSPTPSNTDSTTDPDTSTVSEVTPQTPFTTDEVTGTSGTGMTTDAGTSDDSPTTAPAGTTVDDTSPTSGGTVGPTDSPTPSNTDSTTDPDTSTVSEAAPQTPFTTDTTVDGSIPTSPRTSGPDDTVTTLGTGKTTAPPLSTLPATVGTTVIPTVCQNGGTLDGVTCICLPQFSGSKCEIFVPVTTPVTIKRPVVVNMMLNERFNDKYLNNQSQEYKDFVGNFKKKMTTYYESKIKETFEVVVTKVSPGKPLGKLTVNTVKKRSLEVMATTENLSVNVIHEVILDIPNTAEQAEYNNAFEEIKNATEELAHCVNDCILDVSDTTVEQAGVDLTRSCNGTIYEAILEESKVICVTACNEKHSNPKICYSGGECKVLTEAVCECKNTDTVWYLNDNCSQPLHRIGLIAGLSAAFVVLLASVAALVAFSVLNKRKQIKVKDQKKKQVNLYMEEEVEWPRPNSTGGSNRVGYNNPSYLDDNSGYAKRQTPPHRNSPPPSYPWSRPMTMSDGPTPMPQADQWRNDSGYARPANSAQYQGDIPLDHLMRVRRPQVRSSWDA, from the exons TTTTCAGAAGACTCTGCAACTGTGTCATCAACTGAGTCACTTAGTATCAGCAATACACTTAACACAACACCTGAGGAGACATCAACAGACGATACACCAAGTCCAGTAACATCTGAGCCAACAACCGCAGAGACCCCTACTTCATCGACAAATGAAGCCACTACAGAGACTTCTTCTACAACTGATGAAGGAACAGGAACACCTGAGGCAACTGGCACTGGCATGACAACTGACGCAGGCACTTCAGATGATTCCCCAACAACCGCACCTGCTAGCACAACAGTAGATGAAACCAGTCCCACTAATGGAGGTACTCTGGGGCCCACTGATAGTAGCACACCATCTAACACAGATTCAACCACTGATCCTGATACTTCAACAGTTTCAGAGGCCTCGCCACAAACCCCTTTCACTACTAATGCAGTGACAGGAACATCTGACACTGGCATGACGACTGACGCAGGCACTTCAGATGATTCCCCAACAACCGCACCTGCTGGCACAACAGTGGATGAAACCAGTCCCACTAGTGGAGGTACTCTGGGGCCCACTGATAGTCCTACACCATCTAACACAGATTCAACCACTGATCCTGATACTTCAACAGTTTCAGAGGCCTCGCCACAAACCCCTTTCACTACTGATAAAGTGACAGGAACATCTGAGGCAGTTGACACTAGCATGACAACTGACGCAGGCACTTCAGATGATTCCCCAACAACTGCCCCTGCTGGCACAACAGTAGATGAAACCAGTCCTACTAGTGGAG TTTCAGAGGCCTCGCCACAAACCCCTTTTACTACTGATGAAGTGACAGGAACATCTGGCACTGGCATGACGACTGACGCAGGCACTTCAGATGATTCCCCAACAACCGCACCTGCTGGCACAACAGTGGATGACACCAGTCCCACTAGTGGAGGTACTCTGGGGCCCACTGATAGTCCTACACCATCTAACACAGATTCAACCACTGATCCTGATACTTCAACAGTTTCGGAGGTCACGCCACAAACCCCTTTCACTACAAATGCAGTGACAGGAACATCTGACACTAGCATGATAACTGACGCAGGCACTTCAGATGATTCCCCAACAACTGCACCTGCTGGCACAACAGTAGATGAAACCAGTCCTACTAGTGGAGGTACTCTGGGGCCCACTGATAGTAGCACACCATCTAACACAGATTCAACCACTGATCCTGATACTTCAACAGTTTCGGAGGCCACGCCACAAACCCCTTTCACTACTGATGAAGTGACAGGAACATCTGACACTGGCATGACGACTGACGCAGGCACTTCAAATGATTCCCCAACAACCGCACCTGCTGGCACAACAGTGGATGAAACCAGTCCTACTAGTGGAGGTACTCTGGGGCCCACTGATAGTCCTACACCATCTAACACAGATTCAACCACTGATCTTGATACTTCAACAGTTTCAGAGGCCTCGCCACAAACCCCTTTTACTACTGATGAAGTGACAGGAACATCTGGCACTGCCATGACGACTGACGCAGGCACTTCAGATGATTCCCCAACAACCGCACCTGCTGGCACAACAGTGGATGAAACCAGTCCTACTAGTGGAGGTACTCTGGGGCCCACTGATAGTCCTACACCATCTAACACAGATTCAACCACTGCTCTTGATACTTCAACAGTTTCAGAGGCCTCGCCACAAACCCCTTTTACTACTGATGAAGTGACAGGAACATCTGGCACTGGCATGACGACTGACGCAGGCACTTCAGATGATTCCCCAACAACAGCACCTGCTGGCACAACAGTGGATGAAACCAGTCCTACTAGTGGAGGTACTCTGGGGCCCACTGATAGTCCTACACCATCTAACACAGATTCAACCACTGATCCTGATACTTCGACAATTACGGAGGCCTCGCCACAAACCCCTTTCACTACTGATGCAGTGACAGGAACATCTGGCACTGGCATGACGGCTGACGCAGGCACTTCAGATGATTCCCCAACAACCGCACCTGCTGGCACAACAGTGGATGAAACCAGTCCCACTAGTGGAGGTACTCTGGGGCCCACTGATAGTCCTACACCATCTAACACAGATTCAACCACTGATCTTGATACTTCAACAGTTTCAGAGGCCTCGCCACAAACCCCTTTTACTACTGATGAAGTGACAGGAACATCTGGCACTGGCATGACGACTGACGCAGGCACTTCAGATGATTCCCCAACAACCGCACCTGCTGGCACAACAGTGGATGACACCAGTCCCACTAGTGGAGGTACTCTGGGGCCCACTGATAGTCCTACACCATCTAACACAGATTCAACCACTGATCCTGATACTTCAACAGTTTCGGAGGTCACGCCACAAACCCCTTTCACTACTGATGAAGTGACAGGAACATCTGGCACTGGCATGACGACTGACGCAGGCACTTCAGATGATTCCCCAACAACCGCACCTGCTGGCACAACAGTGGATGACACCAGTCCCACTAGTGGAGGTACTGTGGGGCCCACTGATAGTCCTACACCATCTAACACAGATTCAACCACTGATCCTGATACTTCAACAGTTTCGGAGGCCGCGCCACAAACCCCTTTCACTACTGATACTACAGTAGATGGAAGCATTCCCACCAGTCCAAGGACATCTGGGCCTGATGACACTGTTACAACACTTGGCACTGGTAAAACCACTGCTCCCCCACTGTCAACTTTACCAGCAACAGTCGGAACAACAGTTATACCAACGGTTTGTCAAAATGGGGGAACTTTAGATGGAGTTACCTGCATTTGTCTTCCACAATTCAGTGGGAGTAAATGCGAAATTTTTGTTCCAGTGACAACACCAG tcACCATTAAACGGCCAGTGGTGGTCAACATGATGTTGAATGAAAGATTCAATGACAAATACCTTAACAACCAATCTCAAGAATACAAGGACTTTGttggaaactttaaaaaaaag atGACAACATATTATgagagcaaaataaaagaaacgttTGAGGTTGTGGTGACAAAAGTAAG CCCAGGAAAGCCCTTAGGAAAACTGACAGTCAACACTGTAAAAAAG cgCTCACTTGAAGTCATGGCCACCACTGAAAATTTGAG TGTAAATGTCATCCATGAAGTAATTCTGGATATTCCAAACACAGCAGAGCAAGCGGAATACAATAATGCATTTGAAGAGATTAAAAACGCCACTGAAGAGCTAGCGCACTGTGTAAATG ATTGCATTTTAGATGTCTCTGACACAACTGTGGAACAAGCCGGTGTAGACCTGACAC GGTCGTGCAACGGCACCATCTATGAGGCAATCCTTGAAGAGTCAAAGGTCATATGTGTGACTGCGTGTaatgaaaaacattcaaatccaAAAATTTGCTACAGTGGCGGAGAATGCAAGGTGTTAACTGAAGCGGTTTGCGA gtgtaAGAACACAGACACAGTCTGGTACCTGAATGATAACTGCAGTCAACCTTTACACCGGATCGGTTTGATTGCTGGCTTGAGCGCCGCCTTCGTGGTTCTCCTGGCGTCTGTGGCGGCCCTGGTTGCATTTTCTGTGCTGAACAAACGCAAACAGATCAA AGTCAAGGACCAGAAGAAAAAGCAGGTGAATTTGTACATGGAAGAAGAGGTTGAATGGCCCCGCCCCAACAGCACAGGAGGCTCAAACAGAGTTG GATACAACAATCCATCATACTTAGACGATAACTCAGGCTACGCCAAGCGACAGACACCTCCCCACCGGAATTCTCCTCCACCCTCCTATCCTTGGAGCAGGCCGATGACTATGTCAGACGGGCCGACCCCCATGCCCCAAGCCGACCAGTGGCGCAACGATTCGGGGTACGCTCGGCCTGCAAATTCAGCCCAGTATCAAGGAGACATCCCGCTGGACCATCTG ATGAGGGTTCGCAGACCTCAGGTTAGGTCTTCCTGGGATGCCTGA